A window of the Sabethes cyaneus chromosome 1, idSabCyanKW18_F2, whole genome shotgun sequence genome harbors these coding sequences:
- the LOC128745883 gene encoding uncharacterized protein LOC128745883, producing the protein MFLGEEHADSVDSICNLFAKHFSSVFDGEIISNQQVESALQNTPFDVLDFHVGQFSNMDIEAAIRGIKPSAAAGPDGIPTLVLRRCAGALCEPLRFVCNCSVSQFTFPDRWKSSIMFPVFKKGEKRNISNYRGITSLSAGSKLLETLISKQLIQAVIRTFQPISTASFLQDLFPQT; encoded by the coding sequence ATGTTTCTTGGCGAAGAGCATGCCGATTCAGTCGACAGTATATGCAATTTGTTTGCAAAGCACTTTTCGAGCGTGTTTGACGGGGAAATCATCAGCAATCAACAAGTTGAGAGCGCTTTGCAAAATACGCCCTTTGATGTGCTGGACTTCCACGTGGGACAGTTCTCCAACATGGATATTGAAGCTGCTATCAGAGGAATTAAACCGTCCGCTGCTGCAGGGCCTGATGGAATCCCTACGCTTGTTTTAAGAAGATGTGCGGGAGCTCTCTGCGAACCATTGCGTTTCGTCTGCAACTGTTCAGTAAGCCAATTTACATTTCCGGACCGTTGGAAGAGCTCGATCATGTTTCCAGTGTTCAAGAAGGGAGAAAAGCGGAATATCTCtaattaccgtggcataacATCACTAAGCGCAGGATCCAAGCTGTTAGAAACGCTAATCAGTAAGCAGCTTATACAAGCCGTTATTCGTACATTTCAACCGATCAGCACGGCTTCTTTCCTGCAAGATCTATTTCCACAAACTTAG